Proteins encoded together in one Maricaulis maris window:
- a CDS encoding Maf family protein, translated as MTRFILASGSRIRADILTQAHIPFEIIKSDVDESVIKSERTDLNPRDMALCLAEAKAAPVSLAHPDALVLGADQTMELDETLLDKLPDPTLARERLQRMRGRPHYLHAGLALLQAGQPVWTFQQTSTIYVREFSDAFLDSYLERAGDALTASVGAYAYEGLGAQLFERVEGDYYAILGLPLLPLAAELRARGVLAP; from the coding sequence ATGACCCGGTTTATCCTGGCTTCCGGAAGCCGAATCCGGGCCGACATTCTCACACAAGCGCATATCCCGTTCGAGATTATCAAATCCGATGTGGATGAAAGCGTGATCAAGTCCGAGCGCACAGACCTCAATCCGCGCGACATGGCCCTGTGTCTGGCAGAAGCGAAGGCGGCGCCGGTGTCGCTGGCTCATCCGGACGCGCTGGTTCTTGGGGCCGACCAGACCATGGAACTGGATGAGACGCTGCTCGACAAGCTGCCGGATCCGACCCTGGCACGGGAACGCCTGCAACGCATGCGCGGTCGGCCGCATTATCTTCATGCCGGCCTTGCCTTGCTGCAGGCCGGACAGCCGGTCTGGACCTTCCAGCAAACCTCGACGATTTACGTCCGGGAGTTCTCGGACGCCTTTCTGGACTCCTATCTTGAACGCGCCGGCGACGCCCTGACAGCCAGTGTCGGGGCCTATGCCTATGAGGGCCTGGGCGCGCAATTGTTTGAGCGTGTCGAAGGCGATTACTACGCCATTCTGGGCCTGCCGCTTCTGCCGCTGGCGGCCGAGCTGCGGGCCCGCGGGGTGCTGGCGCCATGA
- the secB gene encoding protein-export chaperone SecB, whose translation MTDAPTTPAAPAADQQPQLRVLAQYVKDLSFENPGAPDTLRPGQPTPAIDLGIDVQARGVGEDTFEVVLTVNAKASRDETVVFIAELSYAGLFQLANVGEMDREPFLLIECPRLIFPFARRVLADATRDGNFPPLMLDPVDFAGLYRAQIAKRAAAAPGSESNGNGDPAAAN comes from the coding sequence ATGACCGACGCACCGACCACGCCCGCCGCACCGGCTGCCGACCAACAGCCTCAGCTGCGCGTTCTTGCGCAATACGTGAAGGATCTCTCCTTCGAAAACCCCGGTGCTCCGGACACGCTGCGCCCGGGTCAGCCGACCCCGGCGATCGATCTGGGCATTGATGTCCAGGCGCGCGGCGTTGGTGAAGACACCTTCGAAGTCGTGCTGACGGTGAACGCAAAGGCCTCGCGCGACGAGACCGTCGTTTTCATCGCCGAGCTGTCCTATGCCGGCCTGTTCCAGCTTGCCAATGTCGGCGAGATGGATCGCGAACCTTTCCTGCTGATCGAGTGCCCGCGCCTGATTTTCCCGTTCGCCCGCCGCGTGCTGGCTGATGCGACCCGTGACGGGAATTTCCCGCCGCTGATGCTGGATCCGGTCGATTTCGCCGGCTTGTATCGCGCCCAGATCGCCAAGCGCGCCGCGGCGGCTCCGGGTTCGGAGAGCAACGGCAATGGCGATCCGGCCGCAGCTAATTAA
- a CDS encoding Tim44/TimA family putative adaptor protein translates to MDIWTLIGGIAAIFFAYRLYTVLGRREGHMEAPTPGNKPAVSTDPDKTPHLRPAFVGPAAAGLEAIAGADNRFDPDTFLTGARSAYEMIVHAFAAGDRKALEPLLAPNVLDRYTAAIDQRADRGETVRTEIDRIKTAEITEASHTDSTARIKVRFVAEIATETRDSDDVVIAGDLGRLTPVTEDWVFERRTDTGNPNWVLTRVAAV, encoded by the coding sequence ATGGATATCTGGACGCTTATTGGTGGCATTGCTGCGATTTTCTTCGCCTATCGCCTCTATACGGTGCTCGGTCGACGCGAGGGCCATATGGAAGCCCCCACGCCTGGCAACAAACCGGCGGTCAGTACCGATCCGGACAAGACGCCTCACCTGCGTCCGGCTTTCGTGGGTCCGGCTGCTGCCGGCCTTGAGGCCATTGCCGGTGCCGATAACCGCTTTGATCCGGACACCTTTCTGACCGGTGCCCGCAGCGCCTACGAGATGATTGTGCACGCCTTTGCCGCGGGCGACCGTAAGGCGCTCGAGCCTCTGCTCGCCCCCAACGTGCTCGACCGCTATACCGCCGCCATCGATCAACGCGCGGATCGCGGCGAAACCGTCCGCACCGAAATCGACCGGATCAAGACGGCCGAGATCACCGAAGCGAGCCACACCGATAGCACGGCCCGGATCAAGGTTCGTTTTGTCGCCGAGATCGCGACCGAGACACGGGACAGCGATGATGTCGTGATCGCTGGCGATCTGGGCCGGCTGACACCCGTCACCGAGGATTGGGTTTTCGAGCGTCGTACCGATACGGGCAATCCGAACTGGGTGTTGACCCGTGTTGCGGCGGTTTGA
- the aroE gene encoding shikimate dehydrogenase, whose product MIPTGAARFAGVAGHPVAHSLSPVLMQHWIDAADLDALYVPFPVAPEDFDRVVAGLARAGCAGLNVTLPHKEAALELADTASASARAVGAANLLTFSASGIHADNTDIAGFLYALAPASIDYSKTRALVFGAGGAARALVYGLLTAGVTKLAICNRNLTRAEGLARDIAPDASLVPWEARDDALDGSTLIINATSLGLGGRDDLDLDWQRVASGSVAFDSVYTPLKTGFLAAAADRGLTAIDGLDMLIGQARPSFQAFFGRPVPDLPAIRHRLIHQLEAQ is encoded by the coding sequence ATGATTCCAACCGGTGCAGCTCGATTTGCCGGCGTCGCGGGTCATCCGGTGGCCCATTCCCTGTCGCCGGTTCTGATGCAGCACTGGATCGATGCGGCTGACCTCGACGCCCTCTATGTCCCCTTCCCGGTCGCGCCGGAAGATTTTGACAGGGTTGTGGCAGGACTGGCGCGTGCTGGGTGTGCCGGTCTCAATGTCACGCTGCCCCACAAGGAAGCGGCGCTCGAGCTTGCCGATACGGCATCGGCCTCGGCGCGGGCGGTCGGAGCTGCCAATCTCCTGACATTTTCGGCCTCGGGCATTCATGCTGACAATACTGACATTGCCGGGTTTCTCTATGCGTTGGCACCGGCATCGATTGATTATAGCAAGACCCGGGCGCTGGTTTTCGGAGCCGGAGGCGCTGCACGGGCACTGGTTTATGGCCTCCTGACAGCAGGTGTCACCAAACTCGCTATCTGCAATCGCAATCTGACCCGGGCGGAAGGTCTGGCCCGCGACATTGCCCCTGATGCCAGCCTGGTCCCGTGGGAAGCCCGTGATGATGCCCTGGACGGTTCTACCCTCATCATCAATGCCACCTCGCTCGGCCTGGGTGGTCGCGACGACCTTGACCTGGACTGGCAGCGTGTCGCATCCGGCAGTGTCGCCTTTGATAGCGTCTACACGCCGTTGAAGACGGGATTTTTGGCCGCCGCTGCGGACCGGGGCCTGACCGCGATTGACGGGCTGGACATGCTGATCGGGCAGGCCCGGCCCAGCTTTCAGGCCTTCTTCGGGCGCCCGGTGCCGGATCTACCCGCCATCCGCCACCGACTGATCCACCAGTTGGAGGCGCAGTGA
- a CDS encoding pyruvate, water dikinase regulatory protein, with the protein MPPQNSAFNTCFHIHMVSDSTGETLMEVMRASVAQFEGTSPLEHLYALVRSSKQLDRVLDEVAAYPGVVMYTMVNADLRRELETRCVELGVPAIAILDPMLATLSAYLGRQVASRAGAQRSLDADYYRRIDALNYAMAHDDGQGDDFEGADIVLLGVSRTSKTPTSVYLAHRGFRAANIPLVKDVPLPPAIFSLRNPLVVGLTASPERIVQIRRNRLLSLNEDRDTNYIDDFAVREEILYAKRLYAKHKWPTIDVTRRSIEETAAKIINLLMEKRNLTV; encoded by the coding sequence ATGCCCCCCCAGAACTCAGCCTTCAATACCTGCTTTCACATCCACATGGTGTCCGATTCCACGGGCGAGACCCTGATGGAAGTGATGCGGGCCTCGGTCGCCCAGTTCGAGGGCACCAGTCCGCTGGAACATCTCTATGCCCTGGTGCGATCATCGAAGCAGCTTGATCGGGTTCTCGATGAGGTCGCTGCCTATCCCGGCGTGGTCATGTACACGATGGTGAATGCCGATTTGCGGCGTGAGCTGGAAACACGCTGCGTGGAGCTGGGCGTTCCTGCGATTGCTATTCTTGACCCGATGCTGGCCACGCTCAGTGCCTATCTCGGACGCCAGGTCGCGAGCCGGGCGGGTGCCCAGCGGTCGCTGGATGCCGATTATTACCGCCGGATCGATGCCCTGAATTATGCGATGGCCCATGATGACGGTCAGGGCGATGATTTCGAGGGTGCTGACATTGTGCTGCTCGGGGTCAGCCGCACATCCAAGACGCCGACCAGCGTCTACCTGGCGCATCGCGGTTTTCGCGCCGCCAATATCCCGCTCGTGAAGGACGTCCCCTTGCCACCGGCCATTTTCAGCCTGCGCAATCCACTCGTGGTCGGGTTGACGGCGTCGCCCGAGCGCATTGTCCAGATCCGTCGCAACCGTCTGCTCAGTCTGAATGAGGACCGGGACACGAATTACATTGATGATTTCGCGGTCCGCGAAGAGATCCTTTACGCCAAACGCCTTTACGCCAAACACAAATGGCCGACGATCGATGTCACGCGTCGCTCGATCGAGGAGACGGCGGCCAAGATCATCAATCTTCTTATGGAAAAGCGGAACCTGACGGTATGA
- a CDS encoding Smr/MutS family protein yields the protein MARKRTMRPEERALWSRVAKSVTPISPDRVRNLEEPAPAEPPAAPKSGMETAARAYDTGLQPPTRQRAPAAYDPPLPHDRSGEKRVRRGRLDLDGRIDLHGLTQAQALRSLRHFLQMAHASGYRTVLVITGKGFKSREREAAPWEVVEEPGVLRRKLPEWLGLPEFSQYVSGFATSHARHGGSGAFYVTLRVRNRD from the coding sequence ATGGCCCGCAAACGGACCATGCGCCCCGAGGAGCGCGCGCTCTGGAGCCGTGTCGCCAAGTCGGTGACGCCGATCTCGCCGGACCGTGTCCGCAATCTGGAAGAGCCGGCCCCTGCTGAGCCGCCAGCCGCGCCGAAATCCGGCATGGAGACGGCGGCGCGGGCCTATGACACCGGACTTCAGCCGCCAACCCGGCAGCGCGCCCCGGCCGCTTATGACCCGCCCCTCCCGCATGACCGGTCGGGCGAAAAGCGGGTCCGGCGCGGTCGTCTCGATCTGGATGGCCGGATTGACCTTCATGGACTGACCCAGGCCCAGGCCCTGCGCTCCCTGCGTCATTTTCTGCAGATGGCCCACGCCAGCGGCTACCGCACTGTCCTGGTCATCACCGGCAAGGGCTTCAAATCCCGCGAGCGTGAGGCGGCGCCCTGGGAGGTCGTCGAGGAGCCCGGCGTTCTCCGACGCAAACTCCCGGAATGGTTAGGCCTTCCGGAGTTTAGTCAGTATGTGTCAGGGTTCGCGACCTCGCACGCCCGCCATGGCGGCAGCGGCGCGTTCTATGTGACTCTGAGAGTGCGAAACCGCGACTGA
- the coaE gene encoding dephospho-CoA kinase (Dephospho-CoA kinase (CoaE) performs the final step in coenzyme A biosynthesis.), translating to MLTVGLTGSIGMGKSATAQILRDADIPVFDSDAAVHALYAPGGAAVEPVGRAFPGVVVDGAIDRSRLSDALKADPDGFEILEEIVHPLVSAAREAFVRENRAAGHDILVFDVPLLFETGGEARVDAVIVVHAPDAVRRARVMQRPGMTEAKLEAIIARQLDDSSKLSRADFVVETSGGLDDARRQVADIIDALKQRLANDGAR from the coding sequence ATGCTGACGGTCGGATTGACGGGGTCCATCGGCATGGGCAAATCGGCAACCGCGCAGATCCTGCGCGACGCTGATATCCCGGTCTTTGATTCCGATGCTGCCGTTCATGCGCTGTACGCGCCGGGCGGTGCCGCGGTCGAGCCGGTCGGTCGCGCCTTTCCCGGCGTGGTTGTCGACGGGGCGATTGACCGTTCCCGACTGTCCGATGCGCTGAAGGCCGACCCGGATGGGTTCGAAATCCTCGAAGAAATCGTTCACCCACTCGTCAGTGCTGCGCGCGAGGCCTTCGTCCGGGAAAACCGGGCCGCCGGCCATGACATCCTTGTCTTCGACGTCCCGCTCTTGTTTGAAACCGGCGGTGAGGCGCGGGTCGACGCGGTCATTGTCGTCCATGCGCCGGATGCCGTGCGCCGCGCCCGCGTGATGCAGCGTCCGGGCATGACCGAAGCCAAGCTGGAGGCCATAATCGCCCGGCAGCTTGACGATTCGAGCAAGTTGTCGCGGGCGGATTTCGTTGTGGAGACGTCCGGTGGGCTGGACGATGCGCGGCGACAGGTTGCTGATATCATTGACGCACTGAAACAGCGCCTGGCCAATGACGGCGCGCGTTAG
- the hslU gene encoding ATP-dependent protease ATPase subunit HslU yields the protein MTDFTPREIVSELDRFIVGQADAKKAVAIALRNRWRRRQLDETLAEEVTPKNILMIGPTGVGKTEISRRLAKLAGAPFIKVEATKFTEVGYVGRDVDQIARDLVEIAITIVREKKREDVKAKAHAAAENRVVDALVGPGASEATRDSFRKRLLAGELDDKDVEIQLADTGASMQMLDIPGMPSGGAGVINIGDILGKGFGQKTKTVRLKVKDAYEPLINEEADKLLDDGQITADAIKLAENDGIVFLDEVDKIVARSDARGGDVSREGVQRDLLPLIEGTTVATKHGAIKTDHILFIASGAFHVAKPSEMLPELQGRLPIRVELAALSEADLKRILVEPEASLIKQYIALMATEGMTLDFTDDAIDALAKLAAEVNASVENIGARRLQTVMEKLVEDISFTASDKSGQSITIDADYVAEHVGALAKNADLSKFIL from the coding sequence ATGACCGATTTTACGCCCCGCGAAATAGTCTCCGAGCTCGACCGCTTCATCGTCGGCCAGGCCGATGCCAAGAAGGCGGTCGCCATCGCCCTGCGCAATCGCTGGCGCCGGCGCCAGCTCGACGAGACCCTCGCCGAGGAAGTCACGCCGAAAAACATCCTGATGATCGGACCGACCGGGGTCGGCAAGACCGAGATCTCGCGCCGCCTGGCCAAGCTCGCCGGTGCGCCCTTCATCAAGGTCGAAGCGACAAAATTCACCGAGGTCGGCTATGTCGGCCGCGATGTCGACCAAATCGCCCGCGACCTGGTCGAGATTGCCATCACCATTGTCCGCGAGAAAAAGCGTGAAGACGTAAAAGCGAAGGCCCATGCCGCCGCCGAGAACCGGGTCGTCGACGCCCTGGTCGGCCCGGGCGCCAGCGAGGCCACCCGCGACAGCTTCCGCAAGCGCCTGCTGGCCGGTGAGCTGGACGACAAGGATGTCGAGATCCAGCTCGCCGATACCGGCGCCTCGATGCAAATGCTCGACATTCCCGGCATGCCCTCCGGCGGCGCCGGCGTAATCAATATCGGCGACATCCTCGGCAAGGGCTTTGGTCAGAAGACCAAGACCGTCCGGCTGAAAGTAAAGGATGCCTATGAGCCGCTGATCAATGAGGAGGCCGACAAGCTGCTCGATGACGGCCAGATTACCGCGGATGCGATCAAGCTGGCCGAAAATGACGGCATCGTCTTCCTCGACGAGGTCGACAAGATCGTTGCCCGCTCCGATGCCCGCGGCGGCGATGTTTCCCGAGAGGGCGTGCAGCGCGACCTGCTGCCGCTTATCGAAGGCACTACGGTGGCCACCAAGCACGGCGCCATCAAGACCGACCATATCCTGTTCATCGCCTCGGGCGCCTTCCACGTCGCCAAGCCTTCGGAAATGCTGCCGGAATTACAGGGCCGCCTGCCGATCCGGGTCGAACTGGCGGCCCTCAGCGAAGCCGATCTCAAGCGCATCCTGGTTGAGCCGGAAGCCAGCCTGATCAAGCAGTATATCGCCTTGATGGCGACGGAGGGCATGACGCTCGACTTCACCGATGATGCCATTGATGCGCTGGCCAAGCTGGCCGCCGAGGTCAATGCCAGCGTCGAGAATATCGGTGCCCGGCGGCTTCAGACGGTGATGGAAAAACTGGTCGAGGACATCTCGTTCACGGCGTCGGACAAGTCCGGGCAATCCATCACCATCGATGCGGACTATGTCGCCGAGCATGTTGGCGCCCTCGCCAAGAATGCCGACCTGTCGAAATTCATCCTGTAA
- the mltA gene encoding murein transglycosylase A — MLRRFDRLLLIGVVFLAACQPRAPEPEPAPEPEPETPVAERPETLDFQPVTWTAMDGWGEHDLVPALQALRRSCARLDRRDDRDFLNPQAGWAGRVEDWRGACTAVAMTQAGPQAARASLEAVFTPVRLLARDAETGETRTEGLLTGYYEPYVEVRREREEGFTQPLRRRPDDLVTVDLGRFDPSLAGRRIVGEVRDGELDLYKDRTAIETSNAGEIFAWGRPIDVFFLQIQGSGRLLFDDGHEERAAFAAHNGLPYRSIGRELIQRGEMEAHAASKQGIEAWLNEHGPEATAELFGVNPRYVFFQSEVMTDPDLGPRGSAGTPLTPMASIAVDTRVMAHGVPVWLSADLPELPAWSGLVVAQDSGGAINGPLRGDFFWGWGETAERRAGTTRAEAEWILLLPHTVVAQLFADTEPT; from the coding sequence GTGTTGCGGCGGTTTGACCGCCTCCTGCTGATCGGCGTCGTTTTCCTCGCCGCCTGTCAGCCGCGTGCACCCGAACCGGAGCCTGCGCCTGAACCGGAACCCGAGACCCCGGTCGCGGAGCGTCCTGAAACACTGGATTTTCAGCCTGTTACCTGGACAGCGATGGACGGGTGGGGGGAGCACGACCTCGTGCCTGCCCTGCAGGCCCTGCGACGCAGCTGCGCCCGCCTCGACAGGCGCGATGACCGTGACTTTCTCAATCCCCAGGCCGGCTGGGCCGGTCGGGTCGAGGACTGGCGCGGAGCGTGTACGGCGGTCGCCATGACACAGGCCGGTCCGCAAGCGGCGCGAGCCAGTCTGGAGGCGGTCTTCACGCCGGTCCGGCTGCTGGCGCGGGACGCCGAAACCGGCGAAACCCGTACCGAGGGTCTGCTGACCGGCTATTACGAGCCTTATGTCGAGGTTCGCCGCGAGCGCGAAGAGGGGTTTACCCAACCCCTGCGTCGTCGTCCGGACGATCTGGTGACCGTTGATCTCGGCCGTTTCGACCCCAGTCTCGCGGGACGCCGCATTGTCGGCGAGGTCCGTGATGGCGAGCTCGACCTCTACAAGGACCGCACGGCGATCGAGACCAGCAATGCCGGCGAGATTTTCGCCTGGGGTCGACCGATTGATGTCTTTTTCCTCCAGATCCAGGGGTCTGGCCGTTTGCTGTTTGATGACGGCCATGAGGAACGCGCGGCCTTTGCCGCCCATAACGGCCTGCCCTACCGCTCTATTGGCCGCGAACTGATCCAGCGCGGTGAGATGGAAGCCCATGCCGCGTCCAAGCAGGGTATTGAAGCCTGGCTCAACGAACACGGGCCCGAGGCGACAGCTGAACTGTTTGGCGTCAATCCGCGCTATGTTTTCTTCCAGAGCGAGGTGATGACTGATCCCGATCTCGGACCACGTGGTTCTGCCGGGACCCCGTTGACCCCGATGGCGTCAATCGCTGTCGACACCCGCGTCATGGCGCATGGTGTGCCGGTCTGGCTCTCGGCGGACCTGCCGGAGCTGCCGGCCTGGAGCGGCCTTGTGGTGGCCCAGGACTCGGGCGGCGCGATCAACGGACCGTTGCGCGGAGATTTCTTCTGGGGCTGGGGTGAGACCGCCGAGCGACGGGCCGGGACGACCCGCGCCGAGGCCGAATGGATCCTGCTGCTGCCACACACCGTGGTCGCACAGCTGTTCGCCGATACCGAGCCGACCTGA
- the hemE gene encoding uroporphyrinogen decarboxylase — protein sequence MKDTIKKPLLQVLAGETVSPPPVWLMRQAGRYLAEYREVRSRAKNFIDFCFSPDLAAEVTLQPIRRFGFDASILFADILLVPIALGRKVWFVTGEGPKLEPFDPLNFEELRLDQTEAVLAPIGETLKRVVPQLPDTTTMIGFAGSPWTVATYMIEGGGSKDRFKARVAAWEHPEAFDAMMDRIADVTAEYLVMQANCGAEVLKLFDSWAEGLPEPLFERVIIRPTKRIIDAVRAKGIDVPIIGFPRGAGTLYPRYARETGVTAIAIDTAVDPAWIQSVLPEGMPVQGHLDPAALRAGGAALDGEVDRLLDSWAGRPHIFNLGHGITPDVPVAHVEQLLARIRGRA from the coding sequence ATGAAAGACACGATCAAGAAACCGCTCCTTCAGGTTCTCGCTGGAGAAACTGTCTCGCCACCGCCCGTCTGGCTGATGCGCCAGGCTGGTCGCTATCTCGCCGAGTATCGTGAGGTTCGCTCCCGGGCGAAGAACTTCATCGATTTCTGTTTCTCTCCGGATCTGGCGGCAGAAGTGACTCTGCAGCCCATTCGTCGTTTTGGCTTCGATGCTTCGATCCTGTTTGCCGACATCCTGCTGGTGCCGATCGCGCTTGGCCGGAAAGTCTGGTTCGTCACGGGTGAAGGCCCCAAGCTGGAACCGTTCGATCCGCTGAATTTCGAGGAACTCCGGCTCGATCAGACCGAGGCCGTGCTGGCACCGATCGGGGAGACGCTCAAACGCGTCGTTCCTCAGCTGCCGGACACGACGACGATGATCGGCTTTGCGGGATCGCCGTGGACCGTAGCGACCTACATGATCGAGGGTGGCGGGTCGAAGGACCGGTTCAAGGCCCGGGTCGCGGCCTGGGAGCATCCGGAAGCCTTTGACGCAATGATGGACCGGATCGCTGATGTCACGGCTGAGTATCTGGTCATGCAGGCCAATTGCGGCGCTGAAGTGCTGAAATTGTTCGACAGCTGGGCGGAAGGTCTGCCCGAGCCGCTGTTTGAACGCGTCATTATCCGGCCGACCAAGCGGATCATCGACGCAGTGCGGGCCAAGGGCATCGATGTGCCGATCATCGGCTTTCCGCGCGGGGCGGGCACGCTCTATCCGCGTTATGCCCGTGAGACGGGTGTGACGGCGATTGCCATTGATACCGCTGTCGATCCGGCCTGGATCCAGTCGGTCCTGCCCGAGGGCATGCCGGTTCAGGGTCATCTCGATCCGGCCGCCTTGAGGGCCGGTGGGGCGGCGCTGGATGGCGAGGTGGATCGCTTGCTGGATAGTTGGGCCGGGCGGCCCCATATCTTCAATCTCGGACACGGGATTACGCCCGATGTGCCGGTGGCCCATGTCGAGCAATTACTGGCGCGCATTCGC
- the dnaQ gene encoding DNA polymerase III subunit epsilon yields MREIVFDTETTGLDPNSGDRITELGCVEIIDFIPTGKTFHAYVNPQRSIPKEVVDITGLTTEFLADKPLFDEVGPGFVEFVGDATMVAHNASFDRGFINMELARLGLATYPEDRFKDTARIARAKFPGSYVSLDALCKRFDISLDTRDKHGALIDSLLLAEVYLELMGGRTRALDLSGQGSGTGGRAEFPARAPRATPLGARQTDAERAAHAAFVDEMGENALWKKLTIQ; encoded by the coding sequence ATGCGTGAAATCGTCTTCGATACCGAAACCACGGGACTCGATCCCAATAGCGGCGACCGCATCACCGAACTGGGTTGCGTCGAGATCATTGATTTCATTCCAACCGGCAAGACCTTCCACGCCTATGTGAATCCACAGCGCTCCATCCCCAAGGAAGTTGTCGACATTACCGGGCTGACCACTGAATTCCTGGCCGACAAGCCGCTCTTTGACGAGGTCGGGCCCGGGTTCGTCGAGTTCGTCGGCGATGCGACCATGGTCGCCCACAACGCATCCTTCGATCGCGGTTTCATCAATATGGAGCTGGCGCGGCTGGGGCTTGCGACCTATCCGGAGGACCGCTTCAAGGACACGGCGCGCATCGCCCGGGCCAAGTTTCCCGGCTCCTATGTCTCGCTTGATGCCCTTTGCAAACGCTTTGATATCTCGCTCGATACCCGTGACAAGCACGGCGCGCTGATCGACTCCCTGCTTCTGGCCGAAGTCTATCTCGAGCTGATGGGGGGGCGGACGCGAGCGCTCGACCTGTCAGGGCAGGGCAGTGGCACGGGTGGTCGGGCGGAGTTTCCGGCCCGTGCACCACGCGCCACCCCGCTTGGCGCTCGCCAGACAGACGCAGAGCGCGCCGCCCATGCCGCCTTTGTTGACGAGATGGGCGAGAACGCGCTCTGGAAAAAACTGACGATTCAGTAA